A window from gamma proteobacterium SS-5 encodes these proteins:
- a CDS encoding cation:proton antiporter subunit C, whose product MAQIAMTTGFILILVGLYGALTNRNLLRMIVSFTIAHSGVNLVLVASGYLNGRTAPILDQAVPLAEAAERIIDPLPQALVLTAIVIGVGVTALMLAYAYRIYVTKGTLDIGKCRELKW is encoded by the coding sequence ATGGCCCAGATCGCCATGACCACAGGCTTCATTCTGATCCTGGTGGGCCTCTACGGTGCCCTGACCAACCGCAACCTGTTGCGCATGATCGTCTCCTTCACCATCGCCCATAGCGGGGTGAACCTGGTGCTGGTGGCCAGCGGTTATCTTAACGGCCGCACCGCGCCCATCCTGGATCAGGCCGTACCCCTGGCCGAGGCCGCCGAGCGTATCATCGACCCCCTGCCGCAGGCGCTGGTGCTCACCGCCATTGTCATCGGCGTGGGCGTTACCGCCCTGATGCTGGCCTATGCCTACCGCATCTATGTGACCAAGGGCACCCTGGATATCGGCAAGTGTCGGGAGCTGAAATGGTAG
- the nuoB gene encoding NADH-quinone oxidoreductase subunit NuoB — MKPELEKRIVRTPDGQEFEVDPLRDYYCEAAPTVMPAAYGKIVEDLFNWARSQSLWILGFGTGCGAIEMRPLMTPRFDAYRYGVQWRPTPRQANLFIISGYLSTKTLKRAIRSYEQMQNPKYVVGLGSCTINGGMYWDSYNTIKCLDQYLPVDLYITGCMPRPEALLQGFEDLKKLIRAGQCEGANKYAENFDWYKANQKQVIHDWDMPDYNW, encoded by the coding sequence ATGAAACCGGAACTGGAAAAACGCATTGTCAGAACCCCCGACGGCCAGGAGTTCGAGGTCGATCCGCTGCGGGATTACTACTGCGAGGCCGCACCGACCGTGATGCCAGCGGCCTACGGCAAGATCGTCGAGGACCTGTTCAACTGGGCCCGCTCGCAGTCGCTGTGGATTCTGGGCTTCGGCACTGGCTGTGGCGCCATCGAGATGCGCCCGCTGATGACACCACGCTTCGACGCCTACCGCTACGGCGTGCAATGGCGACCGACGCCGCGCCAGGCCAACCTGTTCATCATTTCGGGCTATCTGAGCACCAAGACACTGAAGCGGGCGATCCGCTCCTACGAGCAGATGCAGAACCCCAAGTACGTGGTAGGGCTGGGCAGTTGCACCATTAACGGCGGCATGTACTGGGATTCCTACAACACCATCAAGTGTCTGGATCAGTACCTGCCGGTGGACCTCTACATTACCGGCTGTATGCCCCGCCCCGAGGCGCTGCTGCAGGGCTTCGAGGATCTGAAGAAGCTGATCCGCGCCGGCCAGTGCGAGGGCGCCAACAAGTACGCCGAGAACTTCGACTGGTACAAGGCCAACCAGAAGCAGGTTATCCATGACTGGGATATGCCGGATTACAACTGGTAG
- a CDS encoding NADH-quinone oxidoreductase subunit D: MAYQPDRSQYPQPGPDGKLDIDLTSGKYLKLWQGPNHPGITGNMSVELTVCGDEVVEGKTHVGYLHRGFEKLMERRTFIQCFPIVCRICVPEPDFNEYCYAAAVEELAGIEIPEQARWIRTLILEMGRINSYLMYLGGQAGALGQGVIGQWTTYVRDLMLDRFEEMTGARIYHMFILPGGVRDTLPEGFDGRMEETLQEIESTLADVDKVMFHNAVFKKRTIGVGYVDPALLDQYGITGPVARAMGFPRDVRKDDPYLVYPELDFEPVVGKDSDIYTRADVRRRDLLMSVDLIRQILAKMPRMGPVMSPLPNVLHWQIPHGETYVRGECSRGEYGYYLVTDGSGYPRRVNVRGPSYTHAMALLERLIVNCNISDVAALLVSLHTYPPEIER; encoded by the coding sequence ATGGCCTATCAGCCGGATCGCAGCCAGTATCCCCAGCCGGGCCCTGACGGCAAACTCGACATCGACCTGACCTCGGGCAAGTACCTCAAACTCTGGCAGGGGCCCAACCACCCCGGCATCACCGGCAACATGTCGGTGGAGCTGACCGTCTGCGGCGATGAGGTGGTGGAAGGCAAGACCCACGTCGGCTACCTGCACCGTGGCTTCGAGAAGCTGATGGAGCGGCGTACCTTCATCCAGTGCTTCCCCATCGTCTGCCGCATTTGCGTGCCCGAGCCGGACTTCAATGAGTACTGCTATGCCGCCGCAGTGGAAGAGCTGGCCGGTATCGAGATACCCGAGCAGGCGCGCTGGATTCGTACCCTGATCCTGGAAATGGGCCGGATCAATTCCTACCTCATGTACCTGGGCGGCCAGGCCGGTGCGCTCGGTCAGGGCGTCATAGGCCAGTGGACCACCTATGTGCGCGACCTGATGCTGGACCGGTTTGAGGAGATGACCGGCGCACGCATCTATCACATGTTCATCCTCCCCGGCGGCGTGCGCGACACCCTGCCGGAGGGCTTTGACGGGCGCATGGAAGAGACCCTGCAAGAGATCGAAAGCACTCTAGCGGACGTGGACAAGGTCATGTTCCACAACGCCGTATTCAAGAAGCGCACCATTGGCGTGGGCTATGTCGATCCGGCCTTGCTGGATCAGTACGGCATCACCGGCCCGGTGGCCCGTGCCATGGGCTTTCCCCGCGATGTGCGCAAGGACGATCCCTACCTGGTCTATCCCGAGCTGGATTTCGAGCCGGTGGTGGGCAAGGACTCGGACATCTACACCCGCGCCGATGTGCGCCGCCGCGACCTGCTGATGTCGGTGGACCTGATTCGCCAGATCCTGGCCAAGATGCCGCGCATGGGTCCGGTGATGTCACCCCTGCCCAACGTGCTGCACTGGCAGATCCCACACGGTGAGACCTATGTGCGCGGTGAGTGCTCACGCGGCGAGTACGGCTATTATCTGGTTACCGATGGCTCCGGCTATCCGCGCCGGGTCAACGTGCGTGGGCCTTCCTACACCCACGCCATGGCCCTGCTGGAGCGCCTGATCGTCAACTGCAATATCTCGGACGTGGCGGCCCTGCTGGTCTCCCTGCACACCTATCCGCCGGAGATCGAACGATGA
- a CDS encoding ferritin family protein: MPEGKGYQRLKAQTTVEEVLNVAIDFERTARDFYSGMIPKVSKNIRYLVEELAAEEQEHFRLFTELLERDDMMQVLETEIERPVNDHKFSDCIHLPEMGENPDDQSILQYAMMREHAAMEQYGTLAESTPEGPIKTLFQFLANEETKHKVELEKLYYQIIHSGGV; the protein is encoded by the coding sequence ATGCCGGAAGGTAAGGGGTATCAGCGCCTCAAGGCGCAGACCACGGTGGAAGAAGTGCTCAACGTCGCCATCGACTTCGAGCGCACCGCCCGCGACTTCTACAGCGGCATGATCCCCAAGGTGAGCAAAAACATCCGCTACCTGGTGGAAGAGCTCGCCGCCGAGGAACAGGAGCACTTTCGCCTGTTCACCGAACTGCTGGAACGGGACGACATGATGCAGGTGCTGGAAACGGAAATCGAACGCCCGGTCAACGACCACAAATTCTCCGACTGCATCCACCTCCCCGAGATGGGCGAGAACCCCGACGATCAATCCATTCTGCAATACGCCATGATGCGCGAACACGCCGCCATGGAGCAATACGGCACCCTGGCCGAATCCACCCCTGAAGGGCCGATCAAGACCCTGTTCCAATTTCTCGCCAACGAAGAGACCAAGCACAAGGTCGAACTGGAAAAGCTCTACTACCAAATCATCCACTCCGGCGGGGTTTAA
- a CDS encoding FAD-dependent oxidoreductase yields MSVQDILSPFSAWKNIFRDPVSIKDPLNRAAAPRYRGFHQNDMDKCIGCGTCETICQNGAIDMLPAEGIASREGDSGLRPRIDYGRCCWCALCVDVCMTGSLTMSNAYKWVEADPDAFRFMPGVDKKHWDDSELGYHRPEGHQLAARERVRMGELEPEARVDSFVEIVQGYDVEQAKLEADRCVACGLCVATCPTHMAVPQYIAAIRDGDYEQALKLLYDSNPLSQICGKVCTHRCETACAARHEGDPIAIRWLKRHITEQVPYERWRAIIGEPAPATGRKIAVIGAGPAGLTSAFDLARQGHAVTIFEALGHAGGMTRYGIPEYRLPYDTLQRDVDMILSMGVEIRYHTRIGQDISMEQLRQEHDAVVLAIGLQMGRGTRIPGSDHPKVEKAVDLLRRITEGEKIQAPRSMVVIGGGNVAMDIARSMARLQKQQYGEIKVTLTALEDLAHFLADPDEVKESLEEGIDIRDARGPQECVVNEQGELLGLKTWKVLSIFDEQGRFAPQYDPSDEQLHEGEMVVEAIGQMADVSLLGEQLTEALEWNRGRIQVDEDCRTNQPWLWCAGDCVKGPDVVHAVADGHRVAKSIQQMFSQQETSHAGR; encoded by the coding sequence ATGAGCGTGCAAGACATACTGTCTCCCTTCTCGGCCTGGAAGAATATCTTCCGCGATCCGGTCAGCATCAAGGACCCGCTCAATCGCGCCGCCGCGCCGCGCTACCGTGGCTTTCATCAGAACGACATGGACAAGTGCATCGGCTGCGGCACCTGCGAAACCATCTGCCAGAATGGTGCCATCGACATGCTGCCGGCCGAGGGCATTGCCAGCCGCGAGGGTGATTCCGGCCTGCGCCCGCGCATCGACTATGGCCGCTGCTGCTGGTGCGCCCTTTGCGTCGATGTCTGCATGACCGGCTCACTGACCATGTCCAACGCCTACAAATGGGTGGAGGCCGACCCCGATGCCTTCCGCTTCATGCCTGGCGTGGACAAAAAACATTGGGACGACAGCGAGTTGGGCTATCACCGTCCCGAGGGCCATCAACTGGCCGCGCGCGAGCGGGTGCGGATGGGCGAGCTGGAACCGGAAGCGCGCGTCGATTCCTTTGTCGAGATCGTCCAGGGTTATGACGTCGAACAGGCCAAGCTGGAGGCCGACCGCTGTGTTGCCTGCGGGCTTTGTGTGGCCACCTGTCCCACCCATATGGCCGTACCCCAATACATCGCCGCCATTCGCGACGGCGATTACGAGCAGGCGCTGAAGCTGCTCTACGACAGCAATCCCCTGTCGCAGATCTGCGGCAAGGTCTGCACCCACCGCTGCGAGACCGCCTGCGCCGCCCGCCACGAGGGTGACCCCATCGCCATCCGCTGGCTCAAGCGCCATATCACCGAGCAGGTACCCTACGAGCGCTGGCGTGCCATCATCGGCGAACCGGCCCCGGCCACAGGGCGTAAGATTGCCGTTATCGGTGCCGGTCCCGCCGGCCTGACCTCGGCCTTCGACCTGGCGCGCCAGGGCCATGCGGTGACCATTTTCGAGGCCCTGGGCCACGCCGGCGGCATGACCCGCTACGGCATCCCCGAATACCGCCTGCCCTACGACACCCTGCAGCGCGACGTGGACATGATCCTGTCCATGGGGGTGGAGATCCGCTACCACACCCGCATCGGCCAGGATATCAGCATGGAGCAACTGCGCCAGGAGCATGATGCCGTGGTGCTGGCCATCGGCCTGCAGATGGGGCGTGGCACCCGCATTCCCGGCTCCGATCATCCCAAGGTCGAGAAGGCCGTTGACCTGCTGCGCCGCATCACCGAAGGCGAAAAGATACAGGCGCCGCGCTCAATGGTCGTGATCGGCGGCGGCAATGTCGCCATGGATATCGCTCGTTCCATGGCCCGCTTGCAGAAGCAGCAGTACGGTGAGATCAAGGTCACCCTCACCGCGCTGGAAGACCTTGCCCACTTCCTCGCCGACCCGGACGAGGTCAAGGAATCCCTGGAGGAGGGCATAGATATCCGCGATGCCCGAGGCCCGCAGGAATGCGTAGTCAATGAGCAAGGCGAGCTGCTGGGCTTGAAAACCTGGAAGGTACTCTCCATCTTCGACGAACAGGGCCGCTTTGCCCCCCAGTACGACCCCAGCGACGAGCAGTTGCATGAGGGCGAGATGGTGGTTGAGGCCATCGGCCAGATGGCTGACGTCAGCCTGCTCGGCGAACAACTGACCGAGGCGCTGGAGTGGAACCGGGGCCGCATCCAGGTGGATGAGGACTGCCGCACCAACCAGCCTTGGCTCTGGTGCGCCGGCGACTGCGTCAAGGGCCCGGACGTGGTGCATGCGGTGGCGGACGGTCACCGGGTGGCCAAGAGTATTCAGCAGATGTTCAGCCAGCAGGAGACGAGCCATGCCGGAAGGTAA
- a CDS encoding NADH-quinone oxidoreductase subunit H, whose translation MDFDWMKIPYSLLTLFIVVNYGMILNAFIQKIGARVGRRHGIPIWQNYADLIKNYSMRSSITHGVMFYLGPVFRLSGGVGLLLFVPTIYGSYMFSNMSFAGDLILALYFVFFGTLGMALGAAESGHPHAAIGITRGLSQVTAAELPFALAVFAVALQYQTLSVTDIVAAQQGSFLNWTLFTNPLAVTAAMLSFLGSMMRPPFDVVLAPQEIPIGPPTEYHSSYLALMQTNRAIFPIAKIVIYMNLFFGGAASWPVFFLKVFCIYMISVLVGVVFPRFRVEQSIRWFLIWAVPIGILAVVLV comes from the coding sequence ATGGACTTCGATTGGATGAAGATCCCGTATTCCCTGTTGACTCTGTTCATCGTGGTCAACTACGGCATGATCCTCAACGCCTTCATTCAGAAGATCGGCGCGCGGGTAGGGCGTCGGCATGGCATCCCGATCTGGCAGAACTATGCCGATCTGATCAAGAACTACAGCATGCGCAGCTCCATCACCCATGGCGTGATGTTCTACCTCGGCCCGGTGTTCCGCCTGTCCGGTGGGGTGGGGCTGCTGTTGTTCGTGCCGACCATCTACGGCAGCTACATGTTCTCCAACATGAGCTTTGCCGGAGACCTGATCCTGGCGCTCTACTTCGTCTTCTTCGGCACCCTGGGCATGGCCCTGGGCGCGGCTGAGAGCGGCCATCCGCACGCGGCCATAGGCATCACCCGCGGCCTGTCCCAGGTCACCGCCGCCGAGCTGCCCTTTGCCCTGGCGGTATTCGCCGTGGCGCTGCAGTATCAGACCCTGTCGGTAACCGACATAGTCGCTGCCCAGCAGGGCAGCTTCCTCAACTGGACCCTGTTCACCAACCCCTTGGCGGTGACGGCGGCCATGCTGTCGTTTTTGGGTTCGATGATGCGGCCGCCCTTTGATGTGGTGCTGGCGCCGCAGGAAATCCCGATCGGCCCGCCCACCGAGTACCACAGTTCCTACCTGGCGCTGATGCAGACCAACCGTGCCATCTTCCCCATCGCCAAGATCGTCATCTACATGAACCTGTTCTTCGGCGGCGCCGCCAGCTGGCCGGTGTTCTTCCTCAAGGTGTTCTGCATCTACATGATCTCGGTGCTGGTGGGCGTGGTGTTCCCGCGCTTCCGCGTCGAACAGTCGATCCGCTGGTTCCTCATCTGGGCGGTGCCGATCGGCATCCTCGCCGTGGTGTTGGTCTAG
- a CDS encoding NADH-quinone oxidoreductase subunit F, with protein MVDGIAFIAVSLGAAFLLGLLRDSWRFAAYGISLATLAFLTWNAFCWSKGFALDGLVPIEIFTAGAPPPFAVNLRLGLAEAALLLLVHLTALLSAIYLRDTLMQQGRRAMSVLLVLCMALSGVILTRDLFNLFVFIELTVIASGGLILLSHDRRALGAGFKYLIVTQVMSILLLIGIFFAYQATGTINIDGMAEQSALLFKGGFLAFFLMFMAVVLELKPFPANGWALDIYESAHPAFSAIISAAVGAASLVALDKLLLIAGPNWLMLTSIIGLITFVAANLFSLAQENDRRLLGYSSVGQIGLVMLVLGQKDILGDNYLFVVGGILLAHGVAKAGLFWISGLVQGRELKDWAALRQRPLLLFAFASFIALLMGLPPFPGFYAKWELVHALAAADRLWLLGLMLFASLLEAGYLFRWFGYVIKRDLPQQPLACPWHKRTVVMLALVAAWALAYIWGELSPHSNLLHLLPLLFALAFLVLEPLPAWLKNLLAIGGMVVWFLLSYPGYDPLQLIYGGIILLGGAIIFLASFYGSAQRRLGFYPSAMLMYAGLSLLIVAENSFNFFAAWELLTVGSYFLILRGKESEPHALSYVVFSLGGAFLILTGFALAGLGAGQIPLVRLADLNGELAGWVFLLLAIGFLTKTAAVGLHIWLPGAHAEAETDVSPMVSGILLKAGLFGLTLLLMTMGKQQLYGVELTYLMLWIGAISALTGNLLAVFQEDAKRLLAYSSIGQMGYAVFGLAMMNHLGWMMALMFVINHYIYKSMLFLSVGGVAKRTGTRLMYQMGGLITLMPLSFIAVLIGIIAVSGVPPLSGFGGRWIFYNAILADDYRLPLVIIFLAGPIAFLYLFRLIHTIFLGQLKDEHRKLKEAPFWIVLPQMIFVAFLMIFALVPGLALRHVDAYIGQFFSGGPSLNWEGLTITSQFGQWAPIPIMIIIGVIFMTLFLWLLFVNRRAQKVKQFNIVFAAERPYRPETTHFAWNFFAPYRKALGFLTQPLVTRFWETLTDLLHQLADLLRRFYTGNGQTYAVHLLLFVVAVYLLQKGMM; from the coding sequence ATGGTAGATGGCATCGCCTTTATCGCCGTCAGTCTCGGCGCGGCCTTCCTGCTGGGGCTGCTGCGGGATTCCTGGCGCTTTGCCGCCTACGGCATCAGCCTGGCGACCCTGGCCTTCCTCACCTGGAATGCCTTCTGCTGGAGCAAGGGCTTTGCCCTCGATGGCCTGGTGCCGATCGAGATCTTCACCGCAGGCGCGCCACCGCCCTTTGCCGTCAACCTGCGCCTGGGCCTGGCCGAAGCGGCCCTGCTGTTGCTGGTGCACCTCACCGCGTTGCTGTCTGCCATCTATCTGCGCGATACCCTGATGCAGCAGGGACGGCGGGCGATGTCGGTGCTGCTGGTGCTGTGCATGGCCCTGAGCGGCGTTATCCTTACCCGCGACCTATTCAATCTGTTCGTCTTCATCGAGTTGACGGTGATCGCCAGCGGCGGCCTGATCCTGTTGTCCCACGACAGACGCGCCCTGGGCGCGGGCTTCAAGTACCTGATCGTGACCCAGGTGATGTCGATCCTGTTGCTGATCGGTATCTTCTTTGCCTACCAGGCCACCGGTACCATCAATATCGATGGCATGGCCGAGCAGTCCGCGCTGCTGTTCAAGGGCGGTTTCCTGGCCTTTTTCCTCATGTTCATGGCGGTGGTGCTGGAGCTCAAGCCCTTTCCCGCCAATGGCTGGGCGCTGGATATCTATGAATCGGCCCATCCGGCCTTCTCCGCCATCATTTCCGCCGCCGTGGGCGCAGCCTCCCTGGTGGCCTTGGACAAGCTGCTGCTGATCGCCGGTCCCAACTGGCTGATGCTCACCAGCATCATCGGCCTGATCACCTTCGTCGCCGCCAATCTGTTCAGCCTGGCCCAAGAGAATGATCGCCGCCTGCTCGGCTATTCCTCGGTGGGCCAGATCGGTCTGGTGATGCTGGTACTGGGGCAGAAGGATATCCTTGGCGACAACTATCTGTTTGTCGTTGGCGGTATTCTCCTCGCCCACGGGGTGGCCAAGGCCGGTCTGTTCTGGATTTCCGGCCTGGTGCAGGGGCGTGAGCTGAAAGACTGGGCGGCCCTGCGCCAGCGGCCGCTGCTGCTGTTTGCCTTTGCCAGCTTTATCGCCCTGCTCATGGGCCTGCCGCCTTTCCCCGGCTTTTATGCCAAGTGGGAGCTGGTACATGCCCTGGCGGCGGCGGATCGGCTCTGGCTGCTGGGCTTGATGCTGTTTGCCAGCCTGCTGGAGGCCGGTTACCTGTTCCGCTGGTTCGGCTACGTGATCAAGCGCGATCTGCCGCAACAGCCCCTGGCCTGCCCCTGGCACAAGCGCACGGTGGTGATGCTGGCCCTGGTGGCTGCTTGGGCCCTGGCCTATATCTGGGGTGAACTCTCACCCCACAGCAACCTGCTGCATCTGCTGCCATTGCTGTTTGCCCTGGCCTTCCTGGTGCTGGAGCCCCTGCCGGCCTGGCTGAAGAATCTGCTGGCCATTGGCGGCATGGTCGTCTGGTTCCTGCTCAGCTATCCGGGCTACGACCCGCTGCAGCTGATCTACGGCGGCATCATCCTGCTTGGCGGCGCGATTATCTTCCTCGCCAGCTTTTATGGCAGCGCCCAGCGGCGACTGGGTTTCTATCCCTCGGCCATGTTGATGTATGCCGGTCTGTCCCTGCTCATCGTCGCGGAGAACAGCTTTAATTTCTTCGCCGCCTGGGAACTGCTCACCGTCGGTTCCTATTTCCTCATCCTGCGCGGCAAGGAATCCGAGCCTCATGCCCTTTCCTATGTCGTTTTCTCCCTCGGCGGGGCCTTCCTGATCCTCACCGGCTTTGCCCTGGCCGGGCTGGGGGCAGGGCAGATCCCCTTGGTGCGCCTGGCCGATCTCAACGGCGAGCTGGCCGGCTGGGTGTTCCTGCTGCTGGCCATCGGCTTTCTTACCAAGACCGCCGCCGTCGGCCTGCACATCTGGCTGCCCGGTGCCCATGCCGAGGCGGAGACCGATGTGTCGCCGATGGTGTCCGGCATCCTGCTCAAGGCGGGTCTGTTCGGCCTGACCCTGTTGCTGATGACCATGGGCAAGCAGCAGCTCTACGGGGTCGAGCTGACTTATCTGATGCTCTGGATCGGCGCCATCTCGGCCCTGACGGGCAACCTGCTGGCGGTGTTCCAGGAGGATGCCAAGCGCCTGCTGGCCTATTCCTCCATCGGCCAGATGGGCTATGCCGTGTTCGGTCTGGCGATGATGAACCACCTGGGCTGGATGATGGCGCTGATGTTCGTCATCAACCACTATATCTATAAGTCCATGCTGTTCCTCTCGGTGGGCGGTGTCGCCAAGCGCACCGGCACCCGCCTGATGTACCAGATGGGCGGTCTGATCACCCTGATGCCGCTGAGCTTCATTGCCGTGCTGATCGGCATCATCGCCGTGTCCGGGGTGCCGCCCCTGTCCGGCTTCGGTGGCCGCTGGATCTTCTACAACGCCATCCTGGCCGATGACTATCGTCTGCCGCTGGTGATCATCTTCCTCGCTGGGCCTATCGCCTTCCTCTATCTGTTCCGCCTGATCCATACCATCTTCCTGGGTCAGCTGAAGGATGAGCATCGCAAGCTCAAGGAAGCGCCGTTCTGGATTGTGCTGCCGCAGATGATCTTCGTCGCCTTCCTGATGATCTTTGCCCTGGTGCCCGGCCTGGCCCTGCGCCATGTGGATGCCTACATCGGTCAGTTCTTCTCTGGCGGTCCCAGCCTGAACTGGGAGGGCCTGACCATCACCAGCCAGTTCGGTCAATGGGCGCCGATCCCGATCATGATCATCATCGGCGTGATCTTCATGACCCTGTTCCTCTGGCTGCTGTTCGTCAACCGCCGGGCGCAGAAGGTCAAGCAGTTCAACATCGTCTTTGCCGCCGAGCGCCCCTACCGGCCGGAGACCACCCACTTTGCCTGGAACTTCTTTGCGCCTTACCGCAAGGCCCTGGGCTTTCTCACCCAACCGCTGGTCACCCGCTTCTGGGAGACCCTGACCGATCTGCTGCACCAGCTGGCCGATCTGCTGCGCCGCTTCTATACGGGTAACGGTCAGACCTATGCGGTACACCTGCTGTTGTTCGTGGTGGCGGTCTATCTGCTGCAGAAGGGGATGATGTGA
- a CDS encoding NADH-quinone oxidoreductase subunit C, with protein sequence MRELYQRLQSLFVLGELTEQRANLFFITVDKDRLRPLLTHLRDREGFSHLVLLTAVDWLEDGQFQLTYLLCDRLSRRDLGLRVMLDRANPVMESIHDLWPTAATYQRELREMFGIDFPGSPRLHEEFILEGWNTTPPYRRDFDTLEYARSQYAERAGRETRDPETHMRAQLYPEKH encoded by the coding sequence ATGCGTGAGCTTTACCAACGTCTGCAGTCGCTGTTTGTGCTGGGTGAATTGACCGAGCAGCGCGCCAATCTGTTCTTCATCACGGTGGATAAGGATCGGCTGCGCCCGCTGCTCACCCATCTGCGTGACCGCGAGGGCTTCAGCCATCTGGTGCTGCTGACAGCGGTGGATTGGCTCGAGGACGGTCAGTTCCAGCTGACCTACCTGCTCTGCGACCGCCTGAGCCGGCGTGATCTGGGCCTGCGGGTGATGCTCGACCGCGCCAACCCGGTGATGGAGAGCATCCACGACCTCTGGCCGACCGCGGCTACCTACCAGCGTGAACTTCGGGAGATGTTTGGCATCGACTTCCCCGGTAGCCCGCGTCTGCATGAAGAATTTATCTTGGAGGGCTGGAACACCACACCACCCTACCGGCGCGATTTCGACACCCTGGAGTACGCCCGCAGCCAATACGCCGAGCGGGCCGGGCGCGAGACCCGCGACCCCGAGACCCACATGCGCGCTCAGCTTTATCCGGAGAAGCACTGA
- a CDS encoding monovalent cation/H(+) antiporter subunit G encodes MGQGTDLLGALLLLAGTAFLLLGGLGLLRMPDLYNRLQAGTKATTLGTLLSLLGVFLLRPEWGWKLLLIGVFLIFTNPLSSQVLARAAHRSGQPKSDLTQVDRLAEDKGES; translated from the coding sequence ATGGGGCAGGGGACGGATCTGCTGGGTGCCTTGCTGTTGCTGGCCGGTACCGCCTTTTTGCTACTCGGTGGGCTGGGTCTGTTGCGTATGCCCGACCTGTACAACCGCCTGCAGGCGGGCACCAAGGCCACCACCCTGGGCACCCTGCTGAGCCTGCTGGGGGTGTTTCTGCTGCGCCCGGAATGGGGCTGGAAGCTGCTGCTGATCGGCGTGTTCCTGATCTTCACCAACCCGCTGTCGTCCCAGGTGCTGGCCCGTGCCGCCCACCGCAGCGGTCAACCCAAGTCCGATCTGACCCAGGTGGATCGCCTGGCCGAGGACAAGGGCGAGTCATGA
- a CDS encoding DUF4040 domain-containing protein, whose protein sequence is MSENILLPLSLLLALAMVVAAVMAVRGRRSLPIAILAAGLVSLLTSVQFLLLAAPDVAMTEAAIGSGLTTFLFFFVLGRVRGGADD, encoded by the coding sequence ATGAGCGAGAATATCCTCCTGCCCCTGAGCCTGTTGCTGGCCCTGGCCATGGTCGTCGCTGCGGTGATGGCGGTGCGAGGCAGGCGCAGCCTGCCCATTGCCATCCTGGCCGCCGGACTGGTGAGCCTGCTGACCTCGGTGCAGTTCCTGTTGCTGGCGGCGCCGGATGTGGCCATGACCGAAGCGGCCATCGGCAGCGGCCTGACCACCTTCCTGTTTTTCTTTGTCCTCGGCCGGGTGCGCGGAGGGGCGGATGATTAG
- a CDS encoding sodium:proton antiporter, with protein MIRRAFVLLLLLALGAIFLDLLLGFVPATELNDTARYYAERSATDLGAANITTAIIVTYRGLDTLGEVTVLFLTAAIVGLVLALGRRSGDGPQRQLPPTGELLTTGKNLLVPLILLLGVYVFVNGHLTPGGGFQGGAILASAILLILLTDPLKRFSHGLIAAIESFSGLVFVGLGLLGVALAGGFLDNRLLPIGTVGELFSAGVIPIIYSFIGLKVGAEFSSMLVNLSETEDS; from the coding sequence ATGATTAGGCGCGCCTTTGTCCTGCTGCTGCTGTTGGCCCTGGGGGCGATCTTCCTCGATCTGCTGCTGGGCTTCGTGCCGGCCACCGAGCTGAACGATACGGCCCGTTACTACGCCGAGCGCAGCGCCACCGATCTGGGTGCGGCCAATATCACCACCGCCATCATTGTCACCTACCGTGGCCTGGATACCCTGGGCGAGGTCACGGTGCTGTTTTTGACCGCCGCCATCGTCGGCCTGGTGCTGGCGCTGGGGCGGCGCAGCGGCGATGGCCCGCAGCGGCAGTTGCCGCCCACCGGCGAGCTGCTGACCACCGGCAAGAACTTGCTGGTGCCACTGATCCTGCTGCTTGGCGTCTATGTCTTCGTCAACGGCCACCTGACCCCCGGCGGCGGCTTCCAGGGTGGTGCCATCCTGGCCTCGGCGATTCTTCTGATCCTGCTTACCGATCCGCTGAAGCGCTTCAGCCATGGCCTGATCGCCGCCATCGAGTCCTTCTCCGGCCTGGTCTTTGTTGGCCTGGGCCTACTCGGCGTGGCCCTGGCGGGAGGCTTCCTGGATAACCGTTTGTTGCCCATTGGTACGGTCGGCGAGCTGTTCTCCGCCGGGGTGATCCCCATCATCTATTCCTTCATCGGCCTCAAGGTGGGCGCGGAGTTCAGCTCCATGCTGGTGAACCTGTCCGAGACGGAGGATTCCTGA